CGGCGTCGCCTTGCACAACGCCCGCTTGTTCGAAGAAACGCAGGAAGCGCGCGCCGCTGCCGAAGAAGCCAACGAGGCGAAGAGCAGCTTTCTCTCCACCGTCAGCCACGAGCTGCGCACGCCGCTCACCTCGGTGCTCGGCTTTGCGAAGATTATCAAAAAGCGGTTGGATGAAAAAATCTTCCCGCTGCTGCAAACCGAAGATAGCAAAGTGAAGCGCACCATCGATCAAGTCGCGGAGAATCTCAACGTCGTCATCGCCGAAGGCGAGCGTTTGACCACGCTCATCAACAACGTGCTCGATCTCGCCAAGATCGAAGCCGGCAAGATCGAGTGGCATGAGGAAAAACTCAGCGTGCCGGACATCATCGAGCGCGCAACTGCCGCCACCGCCTCGTTGTTCGACGGCAGCGGCCTGAAATTGAAAAAGGAAATTGCCGCCGGTTTGCCGGAAATCATCGGCGACCAGGACAAATTGATTCAGGTGGTGATCAATCTTATTTCCAATGCAGTCAAATTTACCGACAAAGGCTCGGTGACCTGCCGCGCGCAGCAGAAAAACGGCGAGATTGTGGTGAGCATCATCGATACCGGTATGGGTATCGCGCCGGAAGATCAACCGAAAGTGTTCGAAAAATTCAAGCAGGTCGGCGAGACGCTCACCAACAAGCCCAAAGGCACCGGCCTGGGCTTGACGATTTGCAAGGAGATTATCGAGCATCACGGCGGCCGGATTTGGGTGGAGAGCGAGTTGGGCAAGGGCAGCACCTTCTCCTTCGCGCTGCCGATCAAAAGCCAAACCGCGCACGAGGGCGAATTAGCGCATGTTAATTTCGCCGCGTTGATGGCGCAACTCAAGCAGCGCGTGCAGACCACGGCGATGAAATCGAAGAATGGCAAGCCCCGCATTTTGGTGGTGGATGATGAAGCCTCGATTCGCGAGCTGCTCAATCAAAATCTGCAAGAAGCGGGCTATCAAGTGCGCACCGCGAGCAACGGCCGCGAGGCGCTCGAACAAGTCCGCCGCGAGCATCCCGATCTCATCATCCTCGACGTGATGATGCCGGAGATGAACGGCTTCGACGTTGCCGCCGTGCTGAAGAACGATCCCTCGACGATGGACATTCCCATTTTGATTTTGTCGATCGTGCAAGACCGCGAGCGCGGCTTCCGCCTCGGCGTCGACCGCTATCTCACCAAGCCCATCGACACCGAAGCGCTGCTTCGTGAAGTCGGCGCGCTGCTGGAGCAGGGCAAGTCGCACCGTAAAGTCATGGTCGTCGATGAAGACGCCTCGACGGTGAAGACGTTGGCGGAGGTGCTGCAAGCGCGCGGCTATCACGTCGTCGCAGCCAACGGCCCGGAGTTGGTGCAGAAAGCGGTTTCCGAGAAGCCCGATATTATCATTTTGAATTCGATGCTGTCGGGCAAGCAAGAATTGGTGAAAACGCTGCGCTTCGAGAAGGGGCTGGAGGATGTGTTGTTTTTGGTGTATCAGTGAGTTTCTTGTAAAACTATAGCCCCAACTGATAGATTAAGACCAACGGATAAAGGCTTTTATTTTTGATCGGTTGGTGACATTGATTAACTAATCCAAAATATCTTCTTGGAGGTTGATTATGGCGCTTTTGCATAAAGAGTTGACCTTCGAGCTGCGAAAGTGTATGATTGATGTACACAATGAATTAGGAGTGGGTTTCGATGAGGAAACCTATCATCAAGGCTTGATTCGCCGCTTTATGAAAGCAGGGATGCCGTTTGTGTCAAAGCAACAGCGGGGGTTAACGCATCGGGGTGTGGCGGTCAGGGCTTTTGAGTTAGATTTTCTGGCTGACGATACGGTCATTGCTGAACTGAAATGCTTGCGATGTGGTTTTCTGCGAGCGAACTACATTCAAATTCTGTCGCATCTCAAACTTTGGCAAAAGCATTTGGGGCTTCTGGTCAATTGGGGATTCCCTAGGCTGCAAATTAAACGGATTCCATTTAGTGAAAAGCCAAAAGAAATTACTGAAGAGTACGGTTATATAAAAGGAACCTTAACTGAGCCTGAACGCCAAACACTGGCAAAGCTGCGAGATGCTATCTTATTTGTATTGGAGACCCACGGTTTGGGATATGGAAAATCCGTATATCAGGATTTGGTCAAGGCAGAACTGCAATATCGCCAAATCAAAATGGAAAAGGGAAAGAAAGTCGACGTCATGTATGACGGTGAGCTTATTCGCTCATTTCCAATGCGGTTTTGGCTGATTGAGAATCGAATTCTCTGTGACGTTACCGCCTTGCAAGATAGCATCCTGCCGGAGCACGCCGTGCGTATGCAGACTTTTCTGAAACATCTCAATCTCTCAACCGGCCTGATTGTCAATTTTGGAAAAAGAAAACTGGAGCTTCGTGGTGTACATTACTAAACAGTTAGCTTTTCAATTTCAGAATAAAATTCTGAAAGCTCTTTATCAACGGATAGATTAAGACCAACGGATGAAAAGCAAAAGTTTTATCAGTTGGTCTTAATCTATCCGTTGGAGATTTATTGGCTTTTGATGCCGATTCGGTGTGTTTATAACCAAAGAAGCGATGATAAAACCCATCCCCAAAATGTTCCGAGCAAAAATCATCGGCGCGATGGCGTTGTTGCTGCTGAGCGTGCAACCGAACCTTCATGCACAGAGCACTCCTCGCCTCGACCGCGTTCCCAGCGAGCTGGGGCTGTCGCAGAATCTCATTACGTGCCTCATGCAAGACCGCAAGGGCTTTCTCTGGGGCGGCACCAAAGACGGCTTGAATCGATTCGACGGCTACAAATTTACCGTCTATCAATTCGATGCTTATGATTCGACTTCGCTTTCGGACAGTCATATCACGGCGCTTTTGGAAGACCGCAGCGGACGCATTTGGGTGGGCACCCTGCGCGGGTTGAATTTGTTCGACCGGCGCGCCGAAGTTTTTTATCACTTGCTGCCGGATTCCGCCAATCCCAATACGATACGCCACGGAACGATCAGCGCTTATGGAATTGCCGAAGATGCGCACGGCGCGGTGTGGATTGGCAGCGGCGACGGGCTAAGCCGCATCACACTTCCCGCTGGCGCCAAGGATTTTACCGGCGCGCAGATGACGCACTTCACGCGCGATCCCGACGACCCGCAAAGCTTCAATAGTCCGGCGGTGAGCAACGTGGTCGTCGACGACAGCGGCGCGGTGTGGTTCGATGCCGGCGCCGTGTACAAGCTCATGCCCGAGAAAAACGGTGAGCGCTACACACTCACCAAAGTTGACTGCGCCCCTGCCGATGATGCGAAGTGGCAAGCGATTCTTGATAATCCCGGTGATGTCCGTTTTCTCATCAAGGGCCGCAACGGCAAGCTCTGGATTGGATGCGGCCCAGGCCTCATCAGTTGGGACGTGCGTACGCAGAGCTTTTCACACTATCCCTTTTGGGAGCGCCCGACAGACCTGCAATACACCTGGTGGGCCAACGCCGGTGGCATGGCGGAGGATCGCGAGGGCACAATTTGGATGGCAACCGTTTACGAGCTGGCGCGCTTGGGCCCTAAGACAAAAGTGTTTAACGACTATCGGTTTGAATCCAGCACCCCGGGCAATTTCCCCGAACACGGTTTGACGAGAGTGCTGCAAGATAGCGCCGGCGTCTTATGGCTCGGCTCGAACGGCAATGGCTTGTTTCGCTACGATCCCCAGGCCGAGCGTTTCAACCGCCGGCGGCGCGACGGCAAATTGGCATTGTGGCGCGGCAAAAGCTTACGCGGCATTTGCGAAACGCGCGACGGCAATGTATGGCTGGGATCGGCTGCCGGCGGGCTCTTTCGCTTGAATCGCATTACCGAGGAGCTGGTCGAGATGTATATACCCCCCGGTATACCCAATTGGGGTTTCGTGTATTCGATACTGCAAGATCGGCAAGGGAGAATGTGGTTCGGCTCCTCCAATAAACTAATCCGCGCGGACTGGCAGGGCAACAGGTTTGAAAATGTCTCCTATTTTGATCTCGAGCCGGAGGCCGGCTTCACAAATTTCGTTTATAAGGTGCACGAAGATCGGCGCGGGGATATTTGGATTACGACGAAGCGAAACCTTTGCCGGCTGGATCAGGCCACGGGCAAATTTGAGTACTTCGGTTTTCTCAATACGGATAATCCCACGTCATTGCAATGGTCGGAATACATCTCTATTTACGAAGATCGTAACGGCGATTTCTGGCTCGGCACCGCTGAAGGCTTGAGGTTTTTTGACACCAGTCAGAAAACGTTCAAAAGCTATCGCAACGATCCGCAAGATCGCGCGAGCTTGAGCCACAACATCGTGCGCGCTGTTATTGCCGATCCGTTCGAACCCGAGCGTTATCTTTGGGTCGGCACTGCCGGCGGCGGGCTGAATCGTTTCGACCGGCAAACCGAGACTTTCACGCATTTCACCGCCAAAGACGGCTTGCCCAACGACGTCGTTTATGCGATACTCGACGATAAAGAGGGCAATTTGTGGATGAGCACGAATTACGGCTTGTCGAAATTCAACCCTCGTACCCATGTTTTCAAAAACTTCGACGCCAAAGACGGATTGCAGGACAATGAATTCAATTCCACCTCCTATTTTAAAAGCGCGAGCGGCGAGTTGTTCTTTGGCGGCATCAACGGTTTCAATGCGTTTTATCCCGAAGACTTTCGCGACAATCCCCATGCGCCGCCGGTGGTGTTCACGAATTTTCAGATCCTCAACAAATCGATTTCCCACAAAACCCCCGGCTCGCCGCTCGCGCAGGCGATTTCGGAAACCGAGGAGATCACGCTTTCTTATGAGGACAAAGTTTTCTCGTTTGAATTTGCCGCGCTGGATTTTACCGCGCCCTCGAAAAATCAATATGCTTATAAGATGGAGAATTTCGATGCCGATTGGCAGCAAGCCGGAACGAGCCGCACCGCGACTTACACCAATCTCGATCCGGGCGAATACGTGTTCCGCGTCAAAGCCTCGAACAACGACGGTGTTTGGAATGAAAAAGGCGCGTCGATCAAAATCATCATCACCCCGCCGTGGTGGCGAACGTGGTGGGCGTATGCGGTTTACGGACTTTTGCTGGCGGCCTTCATTTTTGCGGTGGATCGAATTCAACGACGGCGCCTGCGTCGGCACGAGCGGGAGCGGGCGGCGCTGCGGGAAGCGCAACTGCGCGCCGAGGCCGAAAACGAGCGCCGGAGGAATGTCGAGCTGCTGAGCGACATCGGCAAGGAGATCACCGCTTCGCTGGATTTCGAGATCATCTTTTATCGGCTTTACGAACATATCAATGCGTTGGTCGACGCGACGATCTTTGGCGTCGGCATTTATCAGCCGGAGAGGAATCAGATCGAGTACAAGTTCGCCATTGAAAAGGGCAAGCGTTACGAGCCTTACACGCGCGACACCCGCGACAAAAATCAATTTCCGGTGTGGTGCATCGACAATCGCCGGCCGGTTTTCATCAATGATGTGACGCAAGAATACAGCCGTTATCTTGACGCATTCAAATCGGCCAACGTGGACGGCATGGTGCTTGAAGACGGCACGCTTCCGGAAGAGCCGCTCTCCATCATTTACCTGCCGCTCATCTCACAGGAAAAAGTATTGGGCGTCATCACCATTCAGAGCTTCAAGAAAAACGCCTACACCGACTATCATTTGGGCATTCTGCAAAATCTCGCGGCTTACACGACCGTTGCCCTCGAGAACGCCCGACTGTTCGAAGAGATGCAACAAGCGCGCGCCGCCGCCGAAGCCGCCAGCCAGGCCAAGAGCGACTTTCTCTCCAACGTCAGCCACGAGCTGCGCACGCCGCTCACTTCGGTGCTCGGTTTCACCAAGATCATCAAGAACCGGCTGGAGGAGAAGCTGTTTCCACTGCTGCACAATGATGATCGCAAGACGCAGCGCCTCGTCGATCAGGTGAAGGAGAATCTCAACGTCGTCGTCGTCGAAGGCGAGCGGCTGACCACGCTGATCAACAACGTGCTCGATCTCGCCAAGATCGAAGCCGGCAAAGTTGAATGGAACATGGAGACCCTGGCTGTGCCGGAAATCATCGAGCGCGCGGCCGCTGCTACCGCCTCGTTGTTCGAGAGCAGCGGCCTGAAACTGATCAAAGACCTGGATGGTGATCTGCCAGAAATTATCGGCGACCGGGACAAGCTGATCCAGGTGGTGATCAATCTCATTTCCAACGCGGTCAAGTTTACGGAAAAAGGCGAGGTGGCCTGCTGCGCCAAACGGAAAGACAGCGAGATCGTCATCAGCGTCAGCGATACCGGCATCGGCATTTCAACGGAAGACCAGCCCAAAGTGTTCGAGAAATTCACGCAAGTGGGCGACACGCTGACCGACAAACCGAAAGGCACCGGCCTCGGCCTGACGATCTGCAAAGAGATCGTCGAGCATCACGGCGGCCGCATTTG
This genomic interval from Cytophagia bacterium CHB2 contains the following:
- a CDS encoding GxxExxY protein; the encoded protein is MALLHKELTFELRKCMIDVHNELGVGFDEETYHQGLIRRFMKAGMPFVSKQQRGLTHRGVAVRAFELDFLADDTVIAELKCLRCGFLRANYIQILSHLKLWQKHLGLLVNWGFPRLQIKRIPFSEKPKEITEEYGYIKGTLTEPERQTLAKLRDAILFVLETHGLGYGKSVYQDLVKAELQYRQIKMEKGKKVDVMYDGELIRSFPMRFWLIENRILCDVTALQDSILPEHAVRMQTFLKHLNLSTGLIVNFGKRKLELRGVHY
- a CDS encoding GAF domain-containing protein, whose product is MIKPIPKMFRAKIIGAMALLLLSVQPNLHAQSTPRLDRVPSELGLSQNLITCLMQDRKGFLWGGTKDGLNRFDGYKFTVYQFDAYDSTSLSDSHITALLEDRSGRIWVGTLRGLNLFDRRAEVFYHLLPDSANPNTIRHGTISAYGIAEDAHGAVWIGSGDGLSRITLPAGAKDFTGAQMTHFTRDPDDPQSFNSPAVSNVVVDDSGAVWFDAGAVYKLMPEKNGERYTLTKVDCAPADDAKWQAILDNPGDVRFLIKGRNGKLWIGCGPGLISWDVRTQSFSHYPFWERPTDLQYTWWANAGGMAEDREGTIWMATVYELARLGPKTKVFNDYRFESSTPGNFPEHGLTRVLQDSAGVLWLGSNGNGLFRYDPQAERFNRRRRDGKLALWRGKSLRGICETRDGNVWLGSAAGGLFRLNRITEELVEMYIPPGIPNWGFVYSILQDRQGRMWFGSSNKLIRADWQGNRFENVSYFDLEPEAGFTNFVYKVHEDRRGDIWITTKRNLCRLDQATGKFEYFGFLNTDNPTSLQWSEYISIYEDRNGDFWLGTAEGLRFFDTSQKTFKSYRNDPQDRASLSHNIVRAVIADPFEPERYLWVGTAGGGLNRFDRQTETFTHFTAKDGLPNDVVYAILDDKEGNLWMSTNYGLSKFNPRTHVFKNFDAKDGLQDNEFNSTSYFKSASGELFFGGINGFNAFYPEDFRDNPHAPPVVFTNFQILNKSISHKTPGSPLAQAISETEEITLSYEDKVFSFEFAALDFTAPSKNQYAYKMENFDADWQQAGTSRTATYTNLDPGEYVFRVKASNNDGVWNEKGASIKIIITPPWWRTWWAYAVYGLLLAAFIFAVDRIQRRRLRRHERERAALREAQLRAEAENERRRNVELLSDIGKEITASLDFEIIFYRLYEHINALVDATIFGVGIYQPERNQIEYKFAIEKGKRYEPYTRDTRDKNQFPVWCIDNRRPVFINDVTQEYSRYLDAFKSANVDGMVLEDGTLPEEPLSIIYLPLISQEKVLGVITIQSFKKNAYTDYHLGILQNLAAYTTVALENARLFEEMQQARAAAEAASQAKSDFLSNVSHELRTPLTSVLGFTKIIKNRLEEKLFPLLHNDDRKTQRLVDQVKENLNVVVVEGERLTTLINNVLDLAKIEAGKVEWNMETLAVPEIIERAAAATASLFESSGLKLIKDLDGDLPEIIGDRDKLIQVVINLISNAVKFTEKGEVACCAKRKDSEIVISVSDTGIGISTEDQPKVFEKFTQVGDTLTDKPKGTGLGLTICKEIVEHHGGRIWVESELGKGSTFSFALPVDTEKNSGE